One genomic window of Anaerolineae bacterium includes the following:
- a CDS encoding thiolase family protein, producing the protein MPNVYLISAVRTPIGRFGGSLKDISPAELGSHVMKAALEQAGLSGRELDLYIFGNVLRAGHGQLVPRQAAGRAGIPAQIDGYAVDMVCSSGMMAVINAAAMIKAGEADLILAGGIETMSQAGFYLSHRARWGYKFLLGAPEQLQDILLYDGLTDPIANEGMGRQTERLAAEYNLTRAEVDEVAYLSHRRAAEATAQGYFKKEIVPFEIKTRQNTNILDYDEGIRADTTLEALAQLHPVFDPAGILTAGNSSQISDGAAALLIAGEAALKKHRLQPMARLLGGTWAAVDSWRFAEAPIPAVKKLLAKLNKTIADFDLIENNEAFGAQSVIFSKTLGVAYPKLNVYGGAIALGHPIGCSGARIMVTLLNALQERAGTLGLASLCHGTGGATAVAVERL; encoded by the coding sequence ATGCCAAACGTTTACCTTATTTCAGCCGTCAGAACGCCGATTGGCCGCTTTGGGGGCAGTTTAAAAGATATTTCGCCGGCCGAGTTGGGCAGCCACGTCATGAAGGCCGCCCTTGAGCAGGCCGGCCTGAGCGGCCGGGAGCTGGACCTGTACATCTTTGGCAATGTGCTGCGGGCCGGCCACGGCCAGCTTGTGCCCCGCCAGGCGGCCGGCCGGGCCGGCATTCCGGCGCAGATAGACGGGTATGCCGTGGATATGGTTTGTTCATCGGGCATGATGGCGGTGATCAATGCAGCCGCGATGATTAAGGCGGGCGAGGCCGACTTGATCCTGGCGGGAGGCATCGAAACGATGTCGCAGGCCGGATTTTACCTGTCGCACCGGGCGCGGTGGGGCTACAAATTTTTGTTAGGCGCGCCGGAGCAACTTCAGGATATTTTGCTCTATGATGGTTTGACCGACCCCATTGCCAACGAAGGCATGGGCCGGCAGACCGAACGCCTGGCCGCCGAATACAACCTTACCCGCGCGGAAGTGGACGAAGTAGCTTATCTCTCCCACCGGCGGGCGGCGGAAGCCACCGCCCAGGGCTACTTCAAAAAAGAAATTGTCCCCTTTGAAATAAAGACCCGCCAAAACACAAACATCCTGGACTACGATGAAGGCATCCGGGCCGACACCACCCTGGAAGCGTTGGCCCAATTACACCCTGTTTTTGACCCTGCCGGAATTTTGACCGCCGGAAACTCCAGCCAGATCAGCGATGGGGCGGCCGCTTTATTGATTGCCGGCGAAGCGGCTCTGAAAAAACACCGCCTCCAGCCCATGGCCCGCCTGCTGGGTGGAACCTGGGCCGCGGTAGACAGTTGGCGTTTTGCCGAAGCGCCAATTCCGGCAGTTAAAAAACTGCTGGCTAAATTAAACAAAACCATTGCCGACTTTGACTTGATTGAAAATAACGAAGCTTTTGGGGCGCAAAGCGTGATCTTTAGTAAAACACTGGGGGTAGCCTACCCCAAGCTCAACGTTTACGGCGGAGCCATTGCCCTGGGCCATCCCATCGGCTGTTCGGGGGCGCGAATTATGGTAACGTTGCTCAACGCCCTTCAGGAACGGGCCGGAACGTTGGGCCTGGCTTCGCTGTGCCACGGCACCGGCGGGGCTACGGCGGTAGCCGTGGAACGTTTATAA
- a CDS encoding aminoacyl-tRNA hydrolase yields the protein MRLFGRFKKEKAGGPVEWLIVGLGNPGQKYIDTRHNAGWHLLDTIARHHPEFRFDEKQNKALLARAKLAGVNVALVKPQTFMNLSGEAAAPVARFYKVPPERILVAFDDVDLPLAALRLRPKGGAGGHKGMRSVIQHLGTEEFPRLRLGIGRPPGQMPTEAYVLQKFKPDEWAAMVITYEQAVEAVKTALTDGVDAAMNQYNFRQ from the coding sequence GCCGTTTCAAAAAAGAAAAAGCCGGCGGGCCGGTGGAATGGCTCATTGTGGGGTTGGGCAATCCCGGCCAAAAATATATTGACACGCGCCACAACGCGGGCTGGCATTTGTTAGATACCATTGCGCGCCATCACCCGGAGTTTCGTTTTGACGAAAAACAAAACAAAGCCCTGCTGGCGCGAGCCAAACTGGCCGGGGTGAACGTGGCCCTGGTCAAACCCCAAACCTTTATGAACTTGAGCGGCGAGGCGGCGGCCCCGGTAGCCCGTTTCTACAAAGTCCCTCCCGAAAGAATTCTGGTTGCTTTTGACGATGTGGACTTGCCCCTGGCGGCGCTGCGCCTGCGGCCTAAAGGCGGGGCCGGCGGCCACAAAGGGATGCGCAGTGTAATCCAACATCTGGGCACCGAAGAATTTCCCCGGCTGCGGCTGGGCATTGGCCGCCCTCCCGGCCAGATGCCTACCGAAGCCTACGTGCTGCAAAAGTTCAAACCCGACGAATGGGCCGCCATGGTGATTACTTACGAACAAGCGGTTGAGGCGGTCAAAACGGCGCTGACCGATGGCGTTGACGCCGCCATGAATCAATATAATTTCAGGCAGTAA